ATCAGCTTGGTGGGATAATTAAGCGAAAAGAAGAAATTAGTCAGGAAGAGATTTTTGAGGAAATCCAATTATTTATTAAGGATTACAGTCATATTATTGATTTTCTAGATAATTATAAGGATAATTATCATAATTTCTTATTAAATCTTGCTGATGACTTAAAAGAATTATTTAAACAAAAATATTTGGCTATAAAAAACTTAGAAGATGAAAGAAGTAAGTTAGAGCAAAAAAACCATCAAAATCCAAAAATACTTGATGAACTAACATGGGAGAAGCAAGAAAATCTTAAAGCAGTTTTGCTACTGAGTAATGCTTATTTCTTGATACTAGAAAAAATAAAATTGCTTGGTGAAGGAATTAAAAACCTTGCAGAAGATACAAAAAATCAAAAAAGAGTTGTTCAGCAAATAGTAAAAGACTTAGAAGTATATCAAGAGATTTATGAATATCAAAGAAAAGCCTATAAAATTCGTCAAGAAATAGCAAAAATTGCCCACACTGCAATCAACTTTGAAAATTCTTTACAAGATTATTTTAGTCCCTTTCAATCTTTAATAGATGAAGTCATAAAAGTAGATGAATACTTTTACGCAACTGTTGGAGATATTAAAAATTTAGGTGATAATATTTTAAAATATCAATCAAACTTATTTAACCTTGAAAAAAACGAGGCTATTTCTGAAACTTTTCTTGATTTTATGGTGACAAGTTATGAGAAAAAAGCCAGATTAAAAGATGCTTTTATTCAATCTCAATTATTAGATTGGCAAATCCATAATTTTGATTTGAGCGAAAATGGTGTCTTTTTAGACAAGGGCATTGATTTAATCTCTAACTATATATCTAAGCAACTAACAGATCAAAGAAAAGCGCTAGGTATAGCAGAAGTAAATTTTGTCTCTACAGATTCTCTATCTCCTGCTGAAGAAATAGGATTAATAGGGCTGACTAATAACAATGTTACGTTGCCAAAAAAATTTCCCAGCAATAAAGGTATTGATTATACCCAATTGCGGGATCTCCTAGCACAACATCAGTGGAAAGAGGCTGATATTGAAACCACTAAAATAATGCTAAAAGTCATGAATAAAAATTATTGGAATGAAGTTTATAAGGAAGATATTGATAACTTCTCTTGCCAAGACCTTCACACTATCGATCAACTTTGGGATCAATATAGTTATGGCTATTTCGGCTTCACTGTTCAGCAAACTATCTGGAGCGAAATGGGTGGTCAGGTAGACTACGAAACAGAAAAAAGACTTGGCGATCGCCTTGGTTGGCGAAAAGAAGGAAACTGGTTAGACTATGAACAACTAACTTTTAAATTGTCCCCTATGACACCGATGGGGCACTTGCCAGCCCAATGGTTACACTACGATCAACATAGTTTTGACTTATCCCCAAAATCATCTACAGAACACCTTTCAATGGGAGCTTGGCG
The Nostoc punctiforme PCC 73102 genome window above contains:
- a CDS encoding GUN4 domain-containing protein, whose amino-acid sequence is MLTKQQRQLITYKTISIYERTYQLPVLKNTAVKVVQKKIRERQRLIKEGIRYHHQLGGIIKRKEEISQEEIFEEIQLFIKDYSHIIDFLDNYKDNYHNFLLNLADDLKELFKQKYLAIKNLEDERSKLEQKNHQNPKILDELTWEKQENLKAVLLLSNAYFLILEKIKLLGEGIKNLAEDTKNQKRVVQQIVKDLEVYQEIYEYQRKAYKIRQEIAKIAHTAINFENSLQDYFSPFQSLIDEVIKVDEYFYATVGDIKNLGDNILKYQSNLFNLEKNEAISETFLDFMVTSYEKKARLKDAFIQSQLLDWQIHNFDLSENGVFLDKGIDLISNYISKQLTDQRKALGIAEVNFVSTDSLSPAEEIGLIGLTNNNVTLPKKFPSNKGIDYTQLRDLLAQHQWKEADIETTKIMLKVMNKNYWNEVYKEDIDNFSCQDLHTIDQLWDQYSYGYFGFTVQQTIWSEMGGQVDYETEKRLGDRLGWRKEGNWLDYEQLTFKLSPMTPMGHLPAQWLHYDQHSFDLSPKSSTEHLSMGAWRVKSWLVWQMHLFFSSVKNCNETFLCGNRTFIKNRKN